From the genome of Musa acuminata AAA Group cultivar baxijiao unplaced genomic scaffold, Cavendish_Baxijiao_AAA HiC_scaffold_185, whole genome shotgun sequence:
TTATTTTACTGAGCTTCCaattaaaatatcatcattatTTGCAATTTGATTCCTTACCCATATTTTTGGACATGACTTACTTTTGATTAGAATTTAGTTTCTTTGGATCTGATTATACTTTTTGGTTCATGAATATAGCTTTTATTAATATGTCTTTGCTTTGATTTCTGTTTTCACAGCGGAAGCTGGTTATCTTGCTATTTGGACTCCAACTCTTAACTCATGGGGAACTGTTCAGGAAAAGTGAGAAGTTACCAATGGATGACATGAGCTCATGATGACTGTTTAGAATTTGTGGTTTAAGCAAATTATAATTTGTTGCTTGTTATTGCTGGTGCTTGGATTTCATGCTTTCCTTTTTAATTTACCAATTTTGaaagcttttttttttggctttattttctACTTATTTGTGCTTTTCCAGATATGCTGTCTCTCAAAAACTAACAAAGTTTATGCATGCATCCAAGCATGGATTGCGTGTGTTAGTGAAATTAGGAAAAGGGTGGGTCTTGTGGTTAATGGAGAATTTATTTGTATTAGCAATAATGTTTTGAGTAGCTAAATTGCAGCTATAAAATCTCTGATCATGAGCTTTATCAAACACATATATGGTTACACATTTTTTAGGAAAATATTTGTGCACTTTCATGATTACATCTCCCACTCATATTGTCTGGATTCGGCATTGCTAGAGATTGAAAGTTCATACGCTATCTGTTGAGAACTAGAGGAATCTCCTGCCTTTTCTAAATAAACTTAAATGGTTCTATTATTTCACCTTATTGTGTAGAAACCTGATGGATTTATGAATATCTTTGTCATAACATCTGATATCAGATTAATTTATATTTCTCCATCATTTCCAACCTTTAGTCAGTGACTATTTGGTGACCTTCTATGCTGTCTTTCCATTTCCTTCAGAAAGGGGCAGGTAGTGATCTTGAAGAGGAGATAGACTTCAGAGGTGGAAATGTGCATGTAATTACTAGCAAAGAGAGCTGGGATCAAAAGATTTTGGAAGCAAACAAGGATGGCAAGATCGTAAGTGAACTAAGACAACCTCACTTACATTTGGACACTCATCACACCAAATATTGTTATAGAATTTACTTACATAGTCACATAATTTACTTACACAAGCATTCAATGTAACTTTGAGATCAACTCGAATTGCTCTCACCTTCATACTGTTTTTCAAATAGGTGCTTTTATGTACAGAATGTTAtattcaaaattatatatatcagtACTTTCAAAAGTAACTATGGAATTGTGATCATCTCACTTACATGTTGAGAGTGGTCAAGAAAAATAATGAAAGTGTTAGTAACTTGTTGAGaccaataatcttgcattcactcAGATATGTTTTCTAATGCATACACATTTAGCATCAGGTAGATATATGTCCTTATTCTATAATTGGACAAACTGGCATGAACTTTGATTTCTATTCCTACAGGTTGTAGCAAATTTCAGTGCATCTTGGTGTGGCCCATGCAGAATGATAGCACCTCTTTATAAGGAGCTGTCTCAGAAGTATCCTTCACTGATGTTTTTGACAATAGATGTTGATGAATTAATGGTAAGATCGACATTATCTCAATCTTGTCCATTGCAATTTTTTATGTCAATTATGCACTTACTATTGTTTAGGATGACTTTTCCTTGAAAGACCAATAGTTTTGTGCTTGTCTGAGTTTACTTATCCTAGTTCCTGCTTGTTAATTCGTCGTCATCCCTTCTCTATATTTGTATGTGCACGTCATCCTTGAGCTTGCTTGAAGACATTCGCCGAAGTATCTCTTATTCAAGGCATCaagtatttttttctttcaattatcTTTCGCATATAACCAAGTAGCGATGGAATAAAAGTGAAACAGTTTACCCCACATCTTGTATCGAAAAAGCAAATTAGTTTTTTCATTGTTCGTTTGGGTAGTAGGGTTTTCAAAATCAGTTTTTAAAGTTTGTGGATCAACATTAGAGAAGTTCTGGGCCGACCATATTTGGCTTACGGTATACTTTTAAGCATGGGCTGTACATGTTTCAGGAATTTAGTTCGTCATGGGATATACGTGCAACTCCAACATTCTTATTCCTGAAAGATGGGCAGCAGTTGGATAAGTTGATTGGTGCTAATAGGCCTGAGCTGGAGAAGAAGATAATCATGATTGTGGATTCCTTAGTTCAGTGCTCCAAAGCTCAAATTGATGATGAGAAGGCGTCGTACCATAATATGGTATGACCTAATCCTATTCTCTTCTTTGAACACGTATTTTGCCGGTCATCATTTTCCTGTTCAATTTAAGTTGCTCTACTTGACGTGACAGGCAGTAGAAAAAATGGAGGTTCATGCGATATAGTCACTGTTTTCGCGAGAATTAAGTGATATTAAAGAAGCTGTAGTGATTTTACTCCATGTACATGCGTAGAATACAAAAGCCTATGTACTTATCTGGACATACATGTATACCTTGGCAGAATCCAGTCCAAAACTTGGGTGTTATTGGTACTGGAAGATGGATAATTTATATCCGAGAGAGTGGAGTGTGCTTTGTATTATCAATGATGATATCGCTGTGAAATGAAGAATTATTAGGAGTGATGTGTATACCAGCTCAGATTTCTAATGCTGTGGGTGAGAAGGCAAGGATGATGATGGCTCGCGGGTGAACACACCGGGGGAGCCATTTTGGCCCGTGTGTTAGTTGATGCAGGTCATCAGAAGGCATCAAAATCCATATACATCTGTGTGTGTATATGAAAGACTTACCAATAACATGTCAAGGAGGGAGAAGCAACGGACGGACGCAGAACAAGCTTTGATATTAGTCATGTTACTGTGACCCACACCTTCTTTGCCCACACAAACAAACACTGAAACAAAATGCATGAATAAATGAAAGCTAGCCAAACTGAGTGCACTCAGATCCTGAATGGTACAATTACGTGCACTCCCAACAGATAGAGATCCCCAAACGGGAATGTTGTGCATGCTGTGCAGTTAACAGCTAAGTCGGAATCTGTTCCGAAACAATCTTGCCATGAACACGCCCGCCCACCCGCCCTTCTGTCAGCTTAGAGGGCTGGGCTTCTGAAGGAAAGGAGCAGGCCTCACGTACGTGAACCCTGCAAAGTCGTTCTCTCCGGTGACCGGGCTTGCGACCGGCGAATCCAACACCGACATGCTCGTCCATCGCTCGTCGAAGTTGGCGATGCAGGTCTTTCCGGCAACATTAGGCCGGAAGCTAGGCAGGATTTCACGGGCCTCCAGTTTTCGCCAGTTGATCGATTTGAACCACTTATGGTTCTTTATCTCGTTGCTCCCACCAGGGCCACTCCCGAGCCGCTTGCTTGCTTCTTTCTGCAACAACTGGGGGGAAGGAACAAGGAACAACCTAAGAAATCTTTGATGGTCCTTCAAAGATTAGAAGTTTAACAGTGATCATGGAGGATGTTTGAGGCAAAGTGCAAGAGCATAGACGACTTCTTACGCCTTTCAGTAAGGAATGGGCTTCGCTGGACAAGTAAGCAGGCAGCTTTATCTTCTCCCTCATTATCTTCTGCTGCATTTTCTCTCTGTTACTACTGAAAAAAGGTGGCTGCGAATGTAACAAATGTATTCTGACGTGAGACATTATAGAAGGACAACATAGGAAGAATGAAGACTAGATTCGAACAGCAGAGAGTCGGACCTTCCCAGTGAGCATCTCGAACAACAGGATTCCAACACTCCACCAATCAGCAGCTTTGTCATGGCCTTTTCCGAGAACGATTTCAGGAGCCATGTACTCGAGCGTCCCACAGAGGGAGTTTGATCTAGTATTTTCATCAAACTCTTTTGCCAGACCAAAGTCAGTTAACATGGCCTGAACAGAAAAAATTCATGTTGAGAAAAAACAGGAAGAAGGTGCAGATCAGGAaaatggggaaaaaaaaaaagaggaagacagATATGCTCACATGACCATCTGCATCGAGGAGAATGTTCTCAGGCTTGAGGTCCCTGTGCATTATACCATTCGTATGAAGGTGGGAAACAGCAGATACTATTTCAGCTGCATATGTGCGAGCAAGATCCTCTCTGATAATGTAACCAAAAAGTTAGGTTCTACTTTAATATGCTTCCAAGTATTGCTTGCAAACGTTAGTTTGAGAAACATAAATTACCTGAACAAGCCATGGTTATAGAGCTGAAAAAATAGATGTCCTCCATTTATAAAATCGAGCACAAGATACAGGCGGTACTTTGTCTGCACAGTAGGATAAAGTATATAAAGGAGGATGAGTTTAGAAGGCCATGACAGAAACTCTCAGTTGGTAAATATCTTCATCAGAAAGCGTTTATGATCAACAGGTCTTTCGAGTAACCAGAAGCTGATAGTGTAAAAAAAAACCCTAGTATCAGTTACTGTCCTACACACACATAACGGATCGTTCTTGTGCCTTTGTTGGTTACCATGATGATTGTTACAGATGCTTGTAATACATAACCTAGATAAGTAAACAAAGATGATGCTTGTGCACATAATGCAAGAATATTCGAATCGCTAAGATTGGCTTCATAGTTACAAAGGCTATGGCATGAATTACAGTACCGGGAGTTGGCAAACAACAAGCTCCCATAAGTTTCCTAAGATTTGGCTTcactggttggactttctaatgtCCAATTTCATGTGTCATCTTACCGTAAGTTTCTATTGCTCATTGTTTGAACAATCTTATGAATGGGTCCAAAAGAGTAGGTTGATCTTGTAGCCTTATATTTGGAGGTTGTTCATGGGGATACGAAACATGATTTTGTCATGATTGCACATCAAAATATACTGCTTAACTTCATGCGGTTTGCTGCATATGAGGACGGCCTTAGTTGGACAATAAATTGACCCTTATGCCTGAGCAACCCAATTCTTGAGGTGCTGTATCATGTCATTAACAGACTGCTTCAATATCAAAAAAAGGTAACATATTTTACAAGTTATGCAACTTATAActttgatgagtgtattactttcaaaattttaaaaatgaaaagAAGTTCCACTTAATTTTCCCCCTAGATGTAGTAGCAATGGAATAAAATCCTGTATAAAAGGGTGAAACCAGTGCCTGAGGTTCCTACCAGTACAgggtttggggacaatcactataCACATCAAATATTTTATAGTGCATAATATTCAGTATCCGgacattaaaattataataatagaaCAATGGTCAATATTCTATTCTAGCTCTCAGCACCTATGAATCAAAATTCAGAAACGATCAAGGAAAATTTCACACCTGGAATGAGTATCTTAGTTGGACGATGAAAGGGTGATCAACTTTCGTCAAAATATCTCGCTCAGCTTTCATGTATTCAGCATGGTTCTTTTCCATAATCTTATCCTTCCGCATAACCTTCATTGCATAGATTTCAGAAGTGCCTCTTTTTTTCACCTGAAAGACTTTTCCAAATGCACCTTTCCCAACTAGCTTCAAAACCTCAAAGTCTGAAAGCCCTATGACCTCACATTTCTCAGATATTGAATCATGCGTCTCCATGAAAGAGGTGGATGACTCCAGATCACCAGTCACTTCAGACGCACACTCCAAAAGTTCCAATGAATTGTCAGTCTCATGTATTGTGAGTTTGCTGAGCTGCAAGGACTGACTAACTGGAGTTGAAGGCCCCACCAAAGAATGTGATCGCTTGTAAATGACCACTGGATCGTCATAAACTGTCTCATTTGGAACCGATTCAGGTGCCTGATTATCAGGATTCATAACATTCACGTTAACTGAGGTCTGAACAGGGCCAGGACCAAACACATCAGAGAAATCAAACTCCACGTTCTCAGATACCGCAACATCAGGGGGGCCTGTTGGAAGAAGTATCTCCATGTTTAAGTTCTTGCGACCGGTGATTTTGGTCACACTATTCATCTCAGAGGAAACCATATTTCAAAGTGCTAATCAGGTTTTGAATTTGGTGCAAGTCGCCGAAATTCCCGTCCCTGCTAAATCTGGCCTCCTCCGCAAGTCTCAAAGACAACCGATGATGAAGGATTCCTGACAATGGCCTTGAATAGCTGGAAGTCCACACGTACAACAGGAAATCCCAGGAACCCAGGGAGTAAGCACACCAAAAGACCAAAGTTGCTCTTGTTTCCCGATGTGCAGGAAACAGTAGATGCTACTGTGCTTCTTGAATTCATTAAGATTAAGTTGTCCAGAGCTGATTAACAGATTGAAAAAACCATGAGTTGTCAAGACAAAGAACAATCTGAGTTTGACCGAAAAGCATGCTTCTTACAGTGAACCATTCATTTGCTAGAACTACATAAATGAAGTTCCTCTTAGCAAGAAAAGCAGATGCTGGACCAAGGTAATCAATTTCCAGGTAAGTGTTATTAGCGTAGACTAGAGGGAAAGTCAATTTTCAACTAAATTTGGACTGAAATTTCTCATAATTTTGAGATGATTGGAAGAGGCTTCCATCATTACTTTTGTTAACTATTTTAGGTAAATGTTTAAAGTCATGTTTTGTGTTGTATTAAGGACTACGAGTCACGAGTTCGGTATAATTTGATTAGATTTGGGCAACGAGAGTCTACAGGAGGCAATAAAGCATCAAACCTAATGAAAAAGTTAGACAGAGTTGAAAGAAACCAACACCAAGGTGTCTTAAATAAAACGGAAGACCCCATTGATATAAAAGAGATGAATCAATAACTCAAATAATAAGCAgataaaaaatcaatgatatCAAATTGTCATAATGTCTGACATGTCAGCCAATATCTACATTTACTTTATGTTGGCTCATTAAAAGAACCACCATAGCAATTGTGAGGCATTAAATAAACTCCAACTCTGGATTTGCACCAGAAAATGAACTTGAAATGGGTACAATAATAAATTCGAACAAGTGGCAATAGATCAGGTACCAAGAGAAGTAAGCAGAAACGTTAGATTTTATCGTGAAGACCTAAATTTCAATGACTTGTGAAATAAAAAGAGCCAAAAACTCACGAAAGGAAGCGGCACTCGTACGGTTCTGATACCTCCATCCGAAATtgagaaagagggaggagaatccGTAGCCTAAACTTCCTCGTTAGGTGTTCCAAGTCCACTACAGGCAGATCGAAAGAACAAACGGAATATTTTCTACATATCTTAGGAAATCCTTTCCAACTGGCATGACAAACCCCTCTTTTCCTCCATCAACACCAAGATCCCATGTTTTCTTTCTCTATATAACCGTTCCCAACCAAGATCAAAACATCAGAAAACACATCGCATCATCCAGCTTCCTCCAACCCATCGACGGACCCCGAATTCAACCACAAGAAGCcccaataaaagaagaaaagcttCACAACAAAAAAGATCCGCACAAAGAAACAAGATTCCTTCACCGAATCCTCAGGAGATTATGTGAAGGGAGCGGATCTGAGGGGGTCACCAAGAAAAGACCCAAGGATCTCGATCCGGCACAGAAACCCTAGCCCTAAGCGCAACAGATTACACGACAAGAAACAAGCAGCAGcgggaggagggaggggaggggggggagcCAATTCCCATACCTTGCGAGGGCGAGCGACGATCGGGAGACGGGAAACCGCTGCGGGGCGATCGAGTGGCGGCCTCCGACGGTCACTTTATATTCCCCCATCTATAAAGAAAAGCCAATCAGGCGTTTCCGTGAACGAGCCGAGCTCCGGGACGACACGTGGCGCTCCCTGAATGGAACTGATGGTTGAGCGCGTGTGAACACGCGCAAATCCTGGCTTGCCCTTCAACGAGGCGGCGACGGGTACCACTATGCGGACGCGCGCACGAAATAATCTATCCGGATCCACCCTTTATCCGTGGGACCAGGGTCGAAGTTAAATCTAGTCCGTCCGTTGCCGATCCGTCCGCGCGGCGAGAGGTCGTCGTGGTTCCACGCATAAGATTTCTATGGAAGCATTCGGATGGTGATGTGGATGGGGGCGGCTTGGGTTCCGTGGCCGAGCGCGGATTTAGACGCCAAAGCAATTTTGATTGACGACGGCGGGTGGGAACAGCACGCTATCTTTGCGATGGATATGGCTTTATGGGGTGAGGGAAGGATATGTGCTAAGATATCCACTAGCGAttagttttctatttttttattacttttcttttaagaaaagaaaagaaaaaaaggaatatTTTTTCAATTAAGCCTTTCTCTTTATAAACAGAATTAAAATATGTCTATTATGTCGATGAATTGAATTGAATTTTCAGTGAATTGAATCGACTCGAGTCGTCGTGTTAGATCCGATCCGTTATACTATTTTGTCAATTCAGTAATTAAAAACATTGTAacaaaataatatcatatttttattttttattttcatcgtatagtgaacataaatattaaaagacttttgtgaatatttatatataggttTAAGACAAAGCGAAAAAAttgttttgaaatatatatatatatatatatatatatatatatatatatatatacatatatagcaaAACaatagatttgaaaaaaaaaaaactattattagTCATGCAGCATTAATCTATAAAGTAATTATTAGCTAAGAAACAACAATATAGCTACAAAATATATTTCTATGCAAATCGTGATATGGTAGTCAAAAAAAAAGAATTAcgactaaaaaatatataaaactacCAAAAAAATAGAATCATTGCCTTATTCATAAGTAAATTAATCGACCTTATAGCTATAACTATATTTGTATACAAATGGTGCAACGTCAAATAATCCTAACTATGAACATAattaccaaaaataaaaaatactaacttgttcatatattaaataattatatttattctaaatatgtgtctaatatatttttaaattattcaaaaaaataattttaaaaacttaCAAAAATATAACTTTTCTTTAATTGGCCCATGTAGGTTtcgaacctgcgaccttcgcgttattagcacgacgctctaaccaactgagctaataggccaatacattaatttaattaattaaatataatttatatagagaatatattttctaaaattacaaatattttctaaaattacaaatattttctaaaattacaaatattttctaaaattacaaatattttctaaaattacaaatattttctaaaattacaaATATAACTATATTTGCATACAAATCGTGCATTCCTAAGTATGAACAgaattaccaaaaaaaaaaaaactatctatCTTATTCATAtgtaaattaattatatttattctaaatacacgtctaatatatatttttttaattacttaaaaataatttaagaaatataaatttaatgtaaaatggcccatgcaggtttcgaacctgcgaccttcgcgttattagcacgacgctctaaccaactgagctaataggcccatacattaatttgattaattgaaataatataaatagataatatattttctaaaattac
Proteins encoded in this window:
- the LOC135656633 gene encoding thioredoxin H4-1-like — protein: MGNCSGKKGAGSDLEEEIDFRGGNVHVITSKESWDQKILEANKDGKIVVANFSASWCGPCRMIAPLYKELSQKYPSLMFLTIDVDELMEFSSSWDIRATPTFLFLKDGQQLDKLIGANRPELEKKIIMIVDSLVQCSKAQIDDEKASYHNMAVEKMEVHAI
- the LOC135656632 gene encoding serine/threonine-protein kinase AtPK2/AtPK19-like — translated: MVSSEMNSVTKITGRKNLNMEILLPTGPPDVAVSENVEFDFSDVFGPGPVQTSVNVNVMNPDNQAPESVPNETVYDDPVVIYKRSHSLVGPSTPVSQSLQLSKLTIHETDNSLELLECASEVTGDLESSTSFMETHDSISEKCEVIGLSDFEVLKLVGKGAFGKVFQVKKRGTSEIYAMKVMRKDKIMEKNHAEYMKAERDILTKVDHPFIVQLRYSFQTKYRLYLVLDFINGGHLFFQLYNHGLFREDLARTYAAEIVSAVSHLHTNGIMHRDLKPENILLDADGHAMLTDFGLAKEFDENTRSNSLCGTLEYMAPEIVLGKGHDKAADWWSVGILLFEMLTGKPPFFSSNREKMQQKIMREKIKLPAYLSSEAHSLLKGLLQKEASKRLGSGPGGSNEIKNHKWFKSINWRKLEAREILPSFRPNVAGKTCIANFDERWTSMSVLDSPVASPVTGENDFAGFTYVRPAPFLQKPSPLS